A stretch of Brassica napus cultivar Da-Ae chromosome C6, Da-Ae, whole genome shotgun sequence DNA encodes these proteins:
- the LOC125588502 gene encoding uncharacterized protein At4g02000-like, translating to MANRYSRADKGKWKEERPPFRKPLVRIPASDSSELIERNRFTLIGRVTNSSIQKTRALVDFFLQHWNVVGRITGRDLGPSLFQFGFESEQDLQAILSKSPFHFKKWMMILQRWEPIVSDSFPATISFWIKVHGVPLHYWTDETFDIIGAALGPIELRDFEKARMKVQINGLKPLIMRMDIELPSKKVVEVELEYEKLEKHCFFCKSLSHEDEDCELRPPSR from the coding sequence ATGGCGAACCGCTACTCAAGAGCTGACAAAGGAAAATGGAAAGAGGAACGTCCTCCTTTCCGTAAACCGCTTGTCAGAATCCCGGCATCGGATAGCTCTGAACTCATAGAGCGCAACAGATTCACACTCATAGGAAGAGTCACCAATTCCTCAATCCAAAAGACTAGAGCACTGGTTGACTTCTTTCTTCAACATTGGAATGTGGTAGGCAGAATCACTGGAAGAGATTTGGGCCCATCCTTGTTCCAATTTGGGTTTGAATCGGAACAGGACCTTCAAGCCATACTCTCAAAATCGCCTTTTCATTTTAAGAAGTGGATGATGATCCTTCAGAGATGGGAACCGATAGTATCAGACTCGTTCCCTGCGACGATCTCGTTCTGGATTAAGGTCCATGGAGTTCCTCTCCATTACTGGACTGATGAAACTTTCGACATCATAGGAGCAGCCCTAGGCCCTATTGAACTACGTGACTTTGAGAAGGCAAGAATGAAAGTTCAGATCAATGGGCTAAAACCACTCATCATGCGTATGGACATCGAACTTCCTTCAAAGAAAGTTGTTGAAGTGGAGTTGGAATATGAGAAGCTTGAAAAACATTGCTTCTTCTGTAAGTCTCTGTCACATGAAGATGAAGATTGCGAGCTTCGCCCTCCATCTAGATAA
- the LOC111203653 gene encoding uncharacterized protein LOC111203653: MRNLEEEHIAAQIAQYYEGLFTSGINTASREEISAIVREAVSPCITTEMNNLLTMIPSFCEIRTVVFSIHPDKAPGPDGFSASFFQSNWDTIGQAISKEVQEFFSSGEMRTSTNHTFVRLIPKISGPKLVADYRPIALSNVTYKIISKLLSLCLKPILQSIISETQLAFIKDRAISDNVLITHELLHFLKISEAKKNCSMAVKTDMSKAYDRLEWDFIRIVFTEFGFSEVWVEWIMTCITTVSYSFLLDDSAHGHVTPSRGIRQGDPLSPYIFIMCGEVLSGLCRKAHASGRMTGLRVATKAPRINHLRFADDTMFFLQTDEESCSTLQAILHKYETVSGQMINSTKSSITFSSQTPQETRLLVQSYLGIEQEGGMGKLVMLKAVLSEIPTYAMTCFQLPVSLCNRIQSALTRFWWDSLEGKKKMCWVSWDRITRPKDMGGLGIRDIQLFNTALLAKQAWRIISKPEGLLVRVLKGKYCTKKSFLTVTLPKDCSHGWRGIIAGRDLLVLKLGAVFGNGETISVWKSPWLSTISPKTPYGQPPEKYQDLVVADLLTRETKEWNIPLIEKVFPLLVDEITVLKPGITGGSDGYAWLGARSGIYSTRTGYFAAVEHYQNPPTVALVPDWKKLLWSGRVSPKLQLFLWKITQGALPTGANLQQRGLLQHTNCVRCGELETVDHIFLHCDFAQKVWSLPLFKNRFDAGACPAFIEALKIGKLATCLPPFGITSDIFPWVCWFIWIARNHLVFEGKVFTPEDTLTKAMRGAREWNMAQPETTRKHQYPPPPNGPLVNPDLDDLMLCYSDAAWRTDVNLAGFGCVFKSRSGVIDYQTSRVERHVSSSLTAEALALRWALLTAQARGYSRICFNTDCQSLLAAISSKTPPADLYGIIQDIDQLSLCFTSVSFNFVARLSNSAADQLAKFALCNATSSISPSEA, from the exons ATGAGAA accTCGAAGAGGAGCATATTGCCGCACAAATTGCTCAGTACTATGAAGGTCTCTTCACGTCTGGAATCAACACGGCATCGAGGGAGGAAATTAGTGCCATTGTCAGAGAAGCGGTCTCCCCATGCATTACTACTGAGATGAATAATCTACTGACTATGATCCCATCTTTTTGTGAGATCCGAACTGTAGTATTCTCGATACATCCGGATAAAGCACCGGGACCGGATGGTTTCTCGGCGAGTTTTTTTCAGTCAAATTGGGACACAATTGGCCAAGCTATCAGCAAGGAAGTTCAGGAGTTCTTCTCCTCCGGTGAAATGAGAACCTCGACAAATCATACCTTTGTCCGGCTCATTCCTAAGATCTCAGGACCGAAACTCGTTGCAGACTACAGACCTATCGCTCTGAGCAATGTCACTTATAAGATCATATCCAAACTGCTCTCTCTTTGTCTGAAACCTATCCTGCAGAGTATTATTAGCGAGACACAGTTGGCTTTTATCAAAGATCGAGCAATTTCAGACAATGTTCTTATAACACATGAGCTGCTGCACTTCCTCAAGATCTCAGAAGCAAAGAAAAATTGTTCTATGGCGGTTAAAACTGATATGAGTAAGGCGTACGACCGCCTCGAGTGGGATTTCATCAGAATTGTGTTTACAGAGTTCGGTTTCAGTGAAGTGTGGGTAGAATGGATAATGACATGTATTACCACTGTATCTTACTCCTTTCTGCTTGATGATTCGGCTCATGGTCATGTCACGCCTTCTCGAGGGATCCGGCAGGGAGATCCCCTATCAccatacatttttataatgtgTGGAGAAGTCCTATCGGGACTATGTCGTAAAGCGCATGCTAGTGGACGTATGACGGGATTACGAGTTGCTACAAAGGCTCCTAGGATCAATCACTTGCGTTTCGCCGATGATACGATGTTCTTCTTACAGACGGATGAGGAAAGTTGTTCTACACTGCAGGCTATTCTACATAAGTATGAGACAGTTTCCGGACAAATGATAAACTCTACCAAATCTTCTATCACTTTCTCTTCGCAAACCCCGCAGGAGACACGACTCCTTGTCCAATCTTACCTCGGGATCGAACAAGAAGGTGGTATGG GGAAACTTGTGATGCTAAAAGCTGTCCTCTCAGAAATACCAACATATGCTATGACGTGTTTCCAGTTACCAGTCAGCCTCTGTAACCGAATTCAATCGGCACTCACAAGGTTTTGGTGGGATTCACTTGAAGGCAAAAAGAAAATGTGTTGGGTATCTTGGGATAGAATCACAAGACCCAAAGATATGGGTGGGCTGGGAATAAGGGATATTCAACTCTTCAATACAGCCCTTCTAGCAAAGCAAGCTTGGAGAATAATCTCAAAACCAGAAGGTCTCCTAGTGCGAGTACTTAAAGGGAAATACTGCACGAAAAAATCCTTCCTCACGGTAACTTTACCTAAGGATTGTTCCCATGGCTGGAGAGGTATTATTGCTGGAAGAGACCTACTGGTTTTGAAACTGGGAGCAGTGTTTGGAAATGGAGAAACTATTAGTGTTTGGAAATCTCCTTGGCTTAGTACGATTAGCCCAAAAACACCTTATGGACAGCCCCCAGAAAAGTATCAAGATTTGGTTGTGGCTGATCTGTTAACGCGGGAAACTAAGGAGTGGAATATCCCATTGATAGAAAAGGTCTTCCCACTGTTGGTTGATGAGATTACAGTTCTCAAACCTGGTATAACAGGAGGGTCGGATGGTTATGCTTGGTTGGGAGCACGTTCTGGAATATACTCCACACGAACTGGCTATTTTGCGGCGGTAGAGCATTACCAGAATCCTCCAACGGTAGCACTAGTACCTGACTGGAAGAAACTCCTCTGGTCAGGAAGAGTATCACCCAAGTTACAATTGTTTCTTTGGAAAATAACACAGGGAGCTCTCCCCACGGGAGCTAACCTACAGCAGCGAGGATTACTGCAGCATACCAATTGTGTAAGGTGTGGAGAGTTGGAGACAGTAGATCATATTTTCTTACACTGTGACTTCGCTCAAAAAGTATGGTCTTTACCTCTGTTTAAGAACCGTTTTGACGCTGGAGCTTGTCCTGCTTTCATTGAGGCCTTGAAGATCGGGAAGCTAGCAACCTGTCTTCCTCCTTTTGGTATTACTTCAGACATCTTTCCATGGGTGTGTTGGTTTATTTGGATTGCGAGGAACCACTTAGTTTTTGAAGGGAAAGTCTTTACCCCAGAAGATACTTTAACAAAGGCGATGAGAGGAGCAAGAGAATGGAATATGGCCCAACCAGAGACTACAAGAAAGCACCAGTACCCTCCTCCTCCTAACGGACCATTGGTCAATCCCGACCTGGATGATCTAATGCTCTGTTACTCAGATGCAGCATGGCGGACAGATGTTAACCTGGCAGGTTTCGGTTGTGTTTTTAAATCAAGATCAGGAGTTATTGACTACCAGACAAGTCGGGTGGAACGCCACGTTTCTTCATCACTCACTGCGGAAGCTTTAGCCCTTCGATGGGCATTACTTACAGCCCAAGCACGGGGCTACTCTAGAATCTGTTTCAACACAGATTGTCAATCGCTCTTAGCAGCAATTTCGTCAAAGACTCCTCCGGCTGATCTCTACGGGATTATCCAGGACATCGACCAACTATCGCTCTGTTTTACCTCTGTTTCTTTTAATTTCGTTGCTAGACTTTCAAATTCAGCAGCTGATCAGCTTGCTAAGTTCGCACTATGTAATGCTACTTCATCTATTTCTCCTTCGGAGGCTTGA